The following are from one region of the Candidatus Zixiibacteriota bacterium genome:
- the greA gene encoding transcription elongation factor GreA, which translates to MNNDPIYLSKQGRIKLEQELKKLKTEDRPRLIAEIKRAMHMGDLSENAEYHAAKEAQTHLERKIAELEDKLSRVRSVETDNIPTDKAYLFAKVTVKDLKNGEKIEYQLAPPDEADVDNDIISVKSPIGAALLGKAVGDKIEVKVPAGIIHYEILKISRE; encoded by the coding sequence ATGAATAATGACCCGATTTATCTGTCCAAACAGGGACGAATCAAACTGGAGCAGGAGCTAAAGAAGCTCAAGACGGAAGACCGTCCAAGATTGATTGCCGAAATCAAGCGGGCGATGCATATGGGGGACCTTTCGGAGAATGCCGAATATCATGCCGCCAAAGAAGCCCAGACTCATCTGGAGCGGAAAATCGCCGAACTGGAGGACAAACTGAGCCGGGTGCGCTCGGTGGAAACCGACAACATTCCCACCGACAAGGCTTATCTATTCGCCAAGGTTACGGTCAAAGACCTGAAAAATGGCGAGAAGATTGAATATCAACTGGCGCCGCCGGATGAAGCCGATGTAGATAATGACATTATTTCAGTTAAATCGCCGATTGGAGCGGCCCTTCTGGGGAAAGCGGTCGGGGATAAGATTGAAGTTAAAGTGCCGGCCGGAATAATTCATTACGAAATCCTCAAAATATCCCGGGAATAA
- a CDS encoding DinB family protein, protein MFTRVEDFLAAWKQHSSGTQRYFDALTDNSLQQMSAAGERTIARAAWHIVTSLSEMAGRTGLKLSGPSESAPIPKTAKEITEGYRQLSHSLAEEVRKNWNDAALQVEDDMYGSNWKRGLTLRIIIDHEIHHRGQLSVLMRQAGLKVPGIFGPSLEEWSQHGMKPPEI, encoded by the coding sequence ATGTTTACCCGAGTTGAAGATTTCCTGGCTGCCTGGAAACAGCATTCCAGCGGAACTCAGAGATATTTTGACGCCCTCACAGACAACTCCCTTCAGCAGATGTCTGCCGCCGGGGAAAGAACGATAGCCCGTGCCGCCTGGCATATCGTGACATCTCTGTCAGAGATGGCTGGAAGAACCGGCCTGAAATTGTCAGGACCGTCGGAAAGTGCCCCTATTCCCAAGACCGCCAAAGAGATAACAGAGGGTTATCGGCAGCTTTCTCACTCTCTGGCGGAGGAGGTAAGGAAGAATTGGAACGATGCCGCGCTCCAGGTTGAAGATGATATGTACGGTTCTAATTGGAAGCGTGGCTTAACGTTACGAATCATTATCGACCATGAAATTCACCACCGCGGTCAGCTCTCGGTTCTGATGCGTCAGGCTGGGCTCAAGGTTCCCGGGATATTTGGGCCATCCCTGGAAGAATGGTCTCAGCACGGGATGAAGCCACCGGAAATCTGA
- a CDS encoding pyridoxal-phosphate dependent enzyme, with product MDITKVSGKGNSRLDNQFRKLEQSVTDAVGNTPLVRLRQLGRESRGKILVKLEFMNPTGSVKDRMAIYILDEAVRSGQLKLGGTIVEATSGNTGAAVAMYAAANGFKAIFTIPDKMSEEKINTLKAFGAEVFVCPTAVPPDSPESYYETARRIAAETENSYFIGQYHNLKNIEAHYRLTGPEIWEQTEGKITCLIGGIGTGGTISGAARFLKEQKRGIRVVAVDPLGSVYHDYFKTQNLIEPHTYLVEGIGEDMLCPTIDFTVIDEIIQVDDRQSFLAARDLARREGILAGGSSGAAVYAALKVAERFDENDLAVVILPDSGLKYLSKFYNDNWMKEKGYLS from the coding sequence ATGGATATAACGAAGGTATCTGGAAAAGGAAATAGCAGATTGGATAATCAGTTCAGGAAGTTGGAGCAGTCGGTAACCGACGCAGTCGGCAATACACCCCTGGTCAGATTACGTCAACTGGGCAGAGAATCCCGGGGAAAGATTCTGGTTAAGCTCGAGTTTATGAATCCGACCGGTTCGGTGAAAGACCGGATGGCGATATATATTCTGGATGAAGCGGTCCGATCAGGGCAGTTGAAGCTAGGGGGGACGATAGTCGAAGCAACCTCCGGGAATACCGGAGCGGCGGTGGCGATGTATGCGGCGGCGAACGGGTTCAAAGCGATATTCACCATACCGGATAAGATGTCCGAGGAGAAGATAAATACCCTGAAGGCTTTTGGGGCGGAAGTGTTTGTTTGCCCAACAGCCGTTCCGCCTGATTCTCCGGAGAGTTACTATGAGACGGCTCGTCGGATTGCCGCCGAAACGGAAAACTCCTATTTTATCGGGCAGTATCATAATCTGAAGAATATCGAAGCTCATTATCGATTGACCGGTCCTGAGATATGGGAGCAGACGGAGGGGAAGATTACCTGCTTAATCGGCGGTATCGGCACCGGCGGGACTATTTCCGGCGCCGCTCGCTTCCTCAAGGAGCAGAAGCGCGGTATCAGGGTGGTTGCCGTTGACCCGCTCGGGTCGGTCTATCATGACTACTTTAAGACTCAGAATTTGATTGAGCCGCACACTTATCTGGTGGAGGGAATTGGGGAGGATATGCTCTGCCCGACCATTGACTTTACCGTAATCGATGAAATAATCCAGGTTGATGACCGCCAGAGTTTTCTTGCGGCGCGCGACCTGGCGCGCCGGGAGGGAATCCTTGCCGGCGGCTCCTCGGGAGCAGCGGTCTATGCGGCGCTGAAAGTGGCGGAGAGATTTGACGAAAATGACCTGGCGGTGGTGATACTTCCCGACAGCGGATTGAAATATTTGAGCAAATTCTATAATGATAACTGGATGAAGGAGAAAGGATATC